In Humulus lupulus chromosome 7, drHumLupu1.1, whole genome shotgun sequence, the following are encoded in one genomic region:
- the LOC133788796 gene encoding citrate synthase, mitochondrial-like, protein MVFFRGVSSLSKLRSRLTQQSNLKNSVRWLQVQSSSDLDLLSQLRELIPQQQERLKKLKSEHGKVQLGNITVDMVIGGMRGMTGLLWETSLLDPDEGIRFRGLSIPECQKVLPAAKPDGEPLPEGLLWLLLTGKVPNKEQVDALSKELRARAVVPEYVYKAIDALPVTAHPMTQLTSGVMALQVESEFQKAYEKGIHKSKYWEPTYEDSLNLIARVPLVAAYVYRRIYKDGKIIPLDDSLDYGGNFSHMLGFDDPKMLELMRLYVTIHSDHEGGNVSAHTGHLVASALSDPYLSFGAALNGLAGPLHGLANQEVLLWIKSVVDECGENITKEQLKEYVWKTLNSGKVVPGFGHGVLRKTDPRYTCQREFALKHLPQDPLFQLVSNLYDVVPPILTELGKVKNPWPNVDAHSGVLLNYFGLTEARYFTVLFGVSRSIGICSQLIWDRALGLPLERPKSITMEWLENYCKKAASS, encoded by the exons ATGGTGTTCTTCAGGGGTGTCTCTTCGTTGTCCAAGCTTCGCTCTCGTCTT ACTCAGCAGTCAAACCTCAAGAATTCCGTTAGATGGCTTCAAGTTCAGAGCTCCTCAGATCTT GACCTTCTTTCTCAGCTCAGGGAATTGATTCCTCAACAACAG GAACGGCTGAAGAAATTGAAGTCAGAACATGGAAAGGTTCAATTGGGCAATATTACTGTTGATATG GTAATTGGTGGAATGAGAGGAATGACTGGGCTGCTATGGGAAACCTCATTACTTGACCCAGATGAG GGTATCCGTTTTAGGGGCCTGTCAATTCCTGAATGCCAAAAAGTTTTACCAGCTGCTAAGCCTGATGGAGAACCTCTGCCTGAGGGTCTCCTCTGGCTCCTTTTAACTGGAAAG GTACCAAACAAAGAGCAAGTAGATGCATTATCAAAGGAGCTGCGAGCACGTGCAGTAGTTCCAG AATATGTGTACAAGGCCATTGATGCTCTACCTGTTACAGCTCATCCGATGACTCAATTGACCTCTGGTGTTATGGCTCTTCAG GTTGAGAGCGAATTTCAGAAGGCATATGAGAAGGGTATCCATAAATCAAA GTACTGGGAACCTACCTATGAGGACTCACTTAATTTGATTGCTCGAGTTCCTTTAGTAGCTGCTTATGTTTATCGAAG gaTTTATAAGGATGGAAAAATTATTCCCCTAGATGACTCTCTGGATTATGGTGGAAATTTTTCACAcatgttgggttttgatgatCCCAAGATGCTCGAGCTTATGAGACTTTATGTTACCATTCACAG TGATCATGAAGGTGGGAATGTTAGTGCACACACAGGCCACCTT GTTGCCAGTGCTCTTTCAGATCCTTACCTTTCATTTGGAGCTGCATTAAATGGTTTGGCTGGGCCACTCCATGGTTTGGCAAATCAG GAAGTTTTGCTCTGGATCAAATCTGTGGTAGATGAATGTGGAGAGAACATAACCAAAGAACAGTTGAAAGAATATGTATGGAAAACACTGAATAGCGGAAAG GTTGTTCCTGGATTTGGACATGGTGTTTTGCGCAAAACAGATCCAAGATACACATGTCAAAGGGAGTTTGCACTAAAGCACTTGCCCCAAGATCCGCTGTTTCAACTG GTTTCCAATCTTTATGATGTTGTGCCTCCAATACTCACAGAATTAGGCAAG GTTAAGAACCCCTGGCCCAATGTTGATGCCCACAGTGGCGTTCTGTTGAACTATTTTGGTCTAACGGAAGCAAG GTATTTCACTGTTCTTTTTGGTGTTTCAAGGAGTATTGGAATATGTTCTCAG TTAATTTGGGACCGAGCTCTTGGTTTGCCACTTGAGAGGCCAAAGAGTATTACAATGGAATGGCTTGAGAATTACTGCAAGAAAGCTGCTTCATCTTAA